The Helianthus annuus cultivar XRQ/B chromosome 11, HanXRQr2.0-SUNRISE, whole genome shotgun sequence region GCTAATGCTCTAAACAAAGATGAATCAAATCCACCACGGTTTGTTTGCTTATCATCCATGAGTTCAATCTTTTGCTTTCGGGTCCTAGGGACATTGCATAGATTATGATCACGCATAGATAGAAAATGGTGCCCAAAACTTATTACAATTCTTTGGCATTTTTCCTCTAATATATCATATTCTCTAATATTAGTTGGATAAATCAACAAATACAGAAAGTGATGCAGAATGATCTTTTAGTTTGAATTCTaatagtttattttatattttctaTTTTATTTATTAGTTTATTAGTGTTTATCTTTAAAGCTAGGGTCTTGTATAAAAATTGTTTCTTGGTAAACTTTTATAGTAGTTTTTAGTTTGATAATTGTAAAAGGATAACCTTTATGATTTCTTGAAACCATTtagtttttgaaacttttgattTAATCATTGAGTTATTGGAGTCATTTGATTGCGTTTCAGCCTCCATTAATTATAAAGTTTCAACCTTCAAGTTTATTGAACATTCTATTTGCCCCTTCACATATTACATTACCGGAACTACAACAAACCAaagccaaaaccaaaaccaaaaccgcaAAATGCTCATCACACCATATAGGCATACACATCATCGCAAAATTTTATTACAATTCCGGCCACTCATCAAACCGGTCGCAAAACCCCCTGTGACGGCCCGAACTTCACCAACTGCTTCGAACGAAGCCACGGTTTCACCACCACAACCGACTCAAACACCTTCGGATCTCCACTCTTCGTTAACGCCTCGATCTTCATGTAATACTTCATCCCTGACACCACCTGCTGCTCCGCCTCCACCACTCGCGAAAACCTTAAACCTCCTTCGTCATTCGCGGTTGTGCTCCGCGGCAAGCGGTTGTACTCATCCACTGAATACCTATTAGAGAATATATTGTTAGCGTACGTTTATTATATTAGTCATATTTTTCAACAAATTTTTGCACCTAAAATGCTATATAACCATACACTTGCAACGATTTAAAACCACACTATTATAAACACATACATCGTACTAATAGACCATTTACGTACCATTTCGTCATGGATTTTCTAACAAGACCACTAGAGAATACATGGTTTTTAtaaggcaaaagatcaaatacaaatacctGTAACGTATAAAATGTACGGACTGGAGGTTTTGCTGAAAAACACTGtgtcattttcgtaattatttacttctagaataattatcaaaattaccctacaaatgatcttgtaaggtaattttgatattatatcataattttttaaaatgatcttgtagggtaattttttAGTGTATCATAATTACTCCACAAATAATCTTGTAAgttaattttgatcttgtagggtaatactatagagtatcataattactctacaaatgatcttgtagggtaactTTGAATTGTATATTGTTTGATAAACTAATAAAGTAATTTTAATACACTTTTAGAGTAATTTTGATGtaccatacaagatcaaaattactctacatgatcatttatagggtaattttgataattactctacgagtaaataattacaaaaatgtcaccacgttttttttaaccttttcatgTTTTTCATACGTCGTTTTTGTATGATAAGGCTATTTATACGGGAACTTTTCCCGTTTTTATAATATGTTCTAACTACGATAATAATATACTTGTAAATCGTAACAATATATCCTCTAATAATAATACCACTAGAGAATTATCCTCTAATAATAAGACTACTAGAGACTACATAGTTTATTATAGTATCTTCTAACAACAATATATACACATAAACCAACAATATATACTCATAAACAGTAACAATATATTCTCTAATAATACCTCCCGATCTCCTGAATCATCTTGTTCGTTTTGACATGGTCAACCTTGGTCCTCGCTCCTAACATTCCATTAGCTACAAAGCACGAAATCACAATCACAATTGCAAAGGTAAGTGTTGAGAGATTTGCCATCGTAAAATCTGTAAATTAATTGATTGTGTTGTGGATATTTCATATTTGGGATGTGCGAGTGGATGGTTATGTAGACGAATAAATCGGTTGACACGTAGCTAAAACACCGGTGTGGCAGCACC contains the following coding sequences:
- the LOC110887242 gene encoding cysteine proteinase inhibitor B-like codes for the protein MANLSTLTFAIVIVISCFVANGMLGARTKVDHVKTNKMIQEIGRYSVDEYNRLPRSTTANDEGGLRFSRVVEAEQQVVSGMKYYMKIEALTKSGDPKVFESVVVVKPWLRSKQLVKFGPSQGVLRPV